The following are from one region of the Paenibacillus sp. JZ16 genome:
- a CDS encoding ABC transporter permease: MVPKGVVIPGFEQLKKNKKLTKIWQFRHIYLFLLPAIIWFLVFAYYPMYGILIAFKDFKFNLGILGSPWAGFKYFEQFLNDSSFYDVLRNTLSISALKLIFGFPAPLILALMLNAVMHKRIKRVFQTISYLPHFVSWVVVVTLLQKILSPNVGLINDIRYQMGLDPIFFMGKPELFYPLVIISDIWKGVGWGSIIYLAALTNIDPHLYEAAEIDGAGRWSKLFKITLPCLTPTIGILLIFSLSGILNAGFDQIWLMQSPATLSVSEILDTYVLKTGLQQGQLAYSTAIGLFKSAISLLLIVAVNNISRRVSNVSLW, translated from the coding sequence ATGGTACCAAAAGGTGTTGTTATCCCTGGATTTGAGCAGTTAAAAAAGAATAAGAAATTAACGAAGATATGGCAATTTAGGCATATATATTTATTTTTGCTTCCTGCGATCATCTGGTTTCTAGTGTTTGCTTACTATCCGATGTACGGCATATTAATCGCATTCAAAGATTTCAAATTCAATCTGGGGATCTTGGGGAGTCCGTGGGCAGGCTTTAAATATTTCGAACAGTTTTTAAACGATTCCAGCTTTTACGATGTGCTCCGAAATACGTTATCCATCAGCGCCCTGAAACTAATTTTCGGATTTCCAGCTCCATTGATCCTGGCCTTAATGCTCAATGCCGTCATGCACAAGAGAATCAAAAGAGTGTTTCAGACGATTTCCTATCTGCCGCACTTCGTGTCGTGGGTCGTTGTCGTGACCTTGCTTCAAAAAATCCTGTCTCCGAACGTAGGGCTTATCAATGACATTCGGTACCAAATGGGTTTGGATCCGATCTTTTTCATGGGAAAACCGGAATTATTCTATCCATTGGTCATCATTTCCGACATCTGGAAAGGGGTAGGCTGGGGTTCGATCATTTATTTAGCCGCGTTAACGAATATCGATCCGCATTTGTATGAGGCAGCCGAAATCGACGGGGCTGGAAGGTGGAGCAAACTATTTAAGATCACGCTTCCATGCCTTACTCCAACGATCGGCATATTGCTTATCTTCTCCCTCAGCGGAATACTGAACGCGGGCTTTGATCAAATCTGGCTGATGCAGTCCCCAGCAACATTAAGCGTCTCGGAGATCTTGGACACCTATGTCTTAAAAACAGGCCTCCAACAGGGGCAATTAGCCTATTCCACGGCCATTGGATTATTCAAGTCAGCGATTTCGCTGCTGCTCATTGTTGCTGTCAATAATATATCCAGGCGTGTGAGTAACGTATCGTTATGGTAA